Proteins found in one Mustela lutreola isolate mMusLut2 chromosome 10, mMusLut2.pri, whole genome shotgun sequence genomic segment:
- the ATP1A1 gene encoding sodium/potassium-transporting ATPase subunit alpha-1 isoform X1 codes for MGKGVGRDKYEPAAVSEHGDKKKAKKERDMDELKKEVSMDDHKLSLDELHRKYGTDLSRGLTTARAAEILARDGPNALTPPPTTPEWVKFCRQLFGGFSMLLWIGAILCFLAYGILAATEEEPQNDNLYLGVVLSAVVIITGCFSYYQEAKSSKIMESFKNMVPQQALVIRNGEKMSINAEEVVVGDLVEVKGGDRIPADLRIISANGCKVDNSSLTGESEPQTRSPDFTNENPLETRNIAFFSTNCVEGTARGIVVYTGDRTVMGRIATLASGLEGGQTPIAAEIEHFIHIITGVAVFLGVSFFILSLILEYTWLEAVIFLIGIIVANVPEGLLATVTVCLTLTAKRMARKNCLVKNLEAVETLGSTSTICSDKTGTLTQNRMTVAHMWFDNQIHEADTTENQSGVSFDKSSATWLALSRIAGLCNRAVFQANQENLPILKRAVAGDASESALLKCIELCCGSVKEMRERYAKIVEIPFNSTNKYQLSIHKNPNTSEPRHLLVMKGAPERILDRCSSILLHGKEQPLDEELKDAFQNAYLELGGLGERVLGFCHLFLPDEQFPEGFQFDTDDVNFPVENLCFVGLISMIDPPRAAVPDAVGKCRSAGIKVIMVTGDHPITAKAIAKGVGIISEGNETVEDIAARLNIPVSQVNPRDAKACVVHGSDLKDMTSEQLDDILKYHTEIVFARTSPQQKLIIVEGCQRQGAIVAVTGDGVNDSPALKKADIGVAMGIAGSDVSKQAADMILLDDNFASIVTGVEEGRLIFDNLKKSIAYTLTSNIPEITPFLIFIIANIPLPLGTVTILCIDLGTDMVPAISLAYEQAESDIMKRQPRNPKTDKLVNERLISMAYGQIGMIQALGGFFTYFVILAENGFLPTHLLGIRVDWDDRWINDVEDSYGQQWTYEQRKIVEFTCHTAFFVSIVVVQWADLVICKTRRNSVFQQGMKNKILIFGLFEETALAAFLSYCPGMGVALRMYPLKPTWWFCAFPYSLLIFVYDEVRKLIIRRRPGGWVEKETYY; via the exons GTCGGACGTGATAAATATGAACCCGCAGCCGTTTCAGAGCATGGCGACAAGAAGAAGGCCAAGAAAGAGCGGGATATGGATGAACTGAAGAAAGAAGTTTCTATG GATGACCATAAACTTAGCCTTGACGAACTTCATCGCAAATACGGAACAGACCTGAGTCGA GGCTTGACAACTGCTCGAGCTGCAGAGATCCTGGCTCGAGATGGCCCCAATGCtctcaccccacctcccaccactcCCGAATGGGTCAAGTTCTGTCGGCAGCTCTTTGGGGGTTTCTCGATGTTACTGTGGATTGGAGCAATTCTTTGTTTCTTAGCTTACGGCATCCTGGCTGCCACGGAAGAGGAACCTCAAAATGATAAC CTTTATCTTGGTGTGGTACTATCAGCTGTCGTCATCATAACTGGTTGTTTCTCCTACTATCAAGAAGCTAAAAGTTCCAAGATCATGGAATCCTTCAAAAACATGGTCCCCCAG CAAGCCCTGGTGATTCGAAATGGTGAAAAAATGAGCATTAACGCGGAGGAAGTTGTAGTTGGGGATCTGGTGGAAGTGAAAGGAGGGGACCGAATTCCTGCTGACCTCAGAATCATCTCTGCCAACGGCTGCAAG gtggacaactCCTCACTCACTGGTGAATCAGAGCCCCAGACTAGGTCTCCAGACTTCACAAATGAAAACCCCCTGGAAACGAGGAACATTGCCTTCTTTTCAACCAACTGTGTGGAAG GCACCGCGCGTGGCATTGTCGTGTACACCGGGGATCGCACGGTGATGGGAAGAATCGCCACACTTGCTTCCGGGCTGGAAGGAGGACAGACTCCCATTGCCGCGGAAATCGAGCATTTTATCCACATCATCACGGGTGTGGCCGTGTTCCTAGGGGTGTCCTTCTTCATCCTTTCTCTAATCCTTGAGTACACCTGGCTCGAGGCCGTCATCTTTCTCATCGGCATCATCGTAGCCAACGTGCCCGAAGGTCTGCTGGCCACTGTCACG GTATGTCTGACCCTTACTGCCAAACGCATGGCAAGGAAAAACTGCTTAGTGAAGAACTTAGAAGCCGTGGAGACCTTGGGGTCCACATCTACCATCTGCTCGGATAAAACTGGAACTCTGACTCAGAACCGGATGACAGTGGCCCACATGTGGTTCGACAATCAAATCCATGAAGCCGACACGACAGAGAATCAGAGTG GTGTCTCATTTGACAAGAGTTCAGCCACCTGGCTCGCTTTGTCCAGAATTGCGGGTCTCTGTAACAGGGCGGTGTTTCAGGCAAACCAGGAAAATCTACCTATCCTTAAG CGGGCAGTGGCAGGCGACGCCTCGGAGTCCGCGCTCTTGAAATGCATCGAGCTGTGCTGTGGCTCTGTGAAGGAGATGAGAGAGCGATACGCCAAGATCGTGGAGATCCCCTTCAACTCCACCAACAAGTACCAG CTGTCCATCCACAAGAACCCCAACACGTCTGAGCCCCGACACCTGTTGGTGATGAAGGGTGCCCCGGAAAGGATCTTGGACCGCTGCAGCTCCATCCTCCTGCACGGCAAAGAGCAGCCCCTGGATGAGGAGCTGAAGGATGCCTTCCAGAACGCCTACCTGGAGCTCGGCGGCCTCGGAGAGCGTGTGCTAG GTTTCTGCCACCTGTTTCTGCCCGATGAACAATTTCCTGAAGGGTTCCAGTTTGACACAGATGATGTGAACTTCCCTGTTGAGAACCTCTGCTTTGTGGGCCTCATCTCCATGATTGACCCTCCGCGGGCTGCTGTCCCTGACGCTGTGGGCAAATGTCGCAGTGCTGGCATTAAG GTCATCATGGTCACTGGAGACCATCCAATCACAGCCAAAGCCATCGCCAAAGGTGTGGGCATCATCTCAGAAGGCAATGAGACCGTGGAAGACATTGCCGCCCGCCTCAACATCCCAGTGAGCCAGGTGAACCCCAG AGATGCCAAGGCCTGCGTGGTGCATGGAAGCGACCTGAAGGACATGACCTCTGAGCAGCTGGATGACATTCTGAAGTACCACACAGAGATCGTGTTTGCCAGGACTTCTCCTCAGCAGAAGCTTATCATCGTGGAAGGCTGCCAGAGACAG GGGGCTATCGTGGCTGTAACTGGCGATGGCGTGAACGACTCTCCAGCCCTGAAGAAGGCAGACATTGGGGTTGCTATGGGGATCGCTGGCTCCGATGTGTCCAAGCAAGCTGCCGACATGATTCTTCTGGATGACAACTTTGCATCAATTGTAACTGGAGTagaagaag GTCGTCTGATCTTTGATAACTTGAAGAAATCTATTGCCTACACCCTGACCAGTAACATTCCGGAGATCACCCCCTTCCTGATATTTATTATTGCAAACATTCCACTACCACTGGGGACCGTCACCATCCTCTGCATTGACTTGGGCACGGACATG GTTCCTGCCATCTCCCTGGCTTACGAGCAAGCTGAGAGCGACATCATGAAGAGACAGCCCAGAAACCCCAAAACGGACAAGCTTGTGAATGAGCGGCTGATCAGCATGGCCTACGGGCAGATTG GTATGATCCAGGCCCTGGGCGGCTTCTTCACATACTTTGTGATTTTGGCTGAGAACGGCTTCCTCCCGACCCACCTGCTGGGCATCCGCGTGGACTGGGATGACCGCTGGATCAACGACGTGGAGGACAGCTACGGGCAGCAGTGG ACTTACGAACAGAGGAAGATCGTGGAGTTCACTTGCCACACAGCCTTCTTTGTCAGTATCGTCGTGGTGCAGTGGGCTGATTTGGTCATCTGCAAGACCAGGAGGAACTCTGTCTTCCAACAGGGGATGAA gAACAAGATCTTAATATTTGGCCTCTTTGAAGAGACGGCCCTTGCTGCTTTCCTCTCCTACTGCCCTGGAATGGGTGTTGCCCTGAGGATGTACCCCCTCAA aCCTACCTGGTGGTTCTGTGCCTTCCCCTACTCTCTTCTCATCTTCGTGTACGATGAAGTCCGAAAACTCATCATCAGGCGACGCCCTGGAG GCTGGGTAGAGAAGGAGACCTACTACTAG
- the ATP1A1 gene encoding sodium/potassium-transporting ATPase subunit alpha-1 isoform X2 produces the protein MAFKVGRDKYEPAAVSEHGDKKKAKKERDMDELKKEVSMDDHKLSLDELHRKYGTDLSRGLTTARAAEILARDGPNALTPPPTTPEWVKFCRQLFGGFSMLLWIGAILCFLAYGILAATEEEPQNDNLYLGVVLSAVVIITGCFSYYQEAKSSKIMESFKNMVPQQALVIRNGEKMSINAEEVVVGDLVEVKGGDRIPADLRIISANGCKVDNSSLTGESEPQTRSPDFTNENPLETRNIAFFSTNCVEGTARGIVVYTGDRTVMGRIATLASGLEGGQTPIAAEIEHFIHIITGVAVFLGVSFFILSLILEYTWLEAVIFLIGIIVANVPEGLLATVTVCLTLTAKRMARKNCLVKNLEAVETLGSTSTICSDKTGTLTQNRMTVAHMWFDNQIHEADTTENQSGVSFDKSSATWLALSRIAGLCNRAVFQANQENLPILKRAVAGDASESALLKCIELCCGSVKEMRERYAKIVEIPFNSTNKYQLSIHKNPNTSEPRHLLVMKGAPERILDRCSSILLHGKEQPLDEELKDAFQNAYLELGGLGERVLGFCHLFLPDEQFPEGFQFDTDDVNFPVENLCFVGLISMIDPPRAAVPDAVGKCRSAGIKVIMVTGDHPITAKAIAKGVGIISEGNETVEDIAARLNIPVSQVNPRDAKACVVHGSDLKDMTSEQLDDILKYHTEIVFARTSPQQKLIIVEGCQRQGAIVAVTGDGVNDSPALKKADIGVAMGIAGSDVSKQAADMILLDDNFASIVTGVEEGRLIFDNLKKSIAYTLTSNIPEITPFLIFIIANIPLPLGTVTILCIDLGTDMVPAISLAYEQAESDIMKRQPRNPKTDKLVNERLISMAYGQIGMIQALGGFFTYFVILAENGFLPTHLLGIRVDWDDRWINDVEDSYGQQWTYEQRKIVEFTCHTAFFVSIVVVQWADLVICKTRRNSVFQQGMKNKILIFGLFEETALAAFLSYCPGMGVALRMYPLKPTWWFCAFPYSLLIFVYDEVRKLIIRRRPGGWVEKETYY, from the exons GTCGGACGTGATAAATATGAACCCGCAGCCGTTTCAGAGCATGGCGACAAGAAGAAGGCCAAGAAAGAGCGGGATATGGATGAACTGAAGAAAGAAGTTTCTATG GATGACCATAAACTTAGCCTTGACGAACTTCATCGCAAATACGGAACAGACCTGAGTCGA GGCTTGACAACTGCTCGAGCTGCAGAGATCCTGGCTCGAGATGGCCCCAATGCtctcaccccacctcccaccactcCCGAATGGGTCAAGTTCTGTCGGCAGCTCTTTGGGGGTTTCTCGATGTTACTGTGGATTGGAGCAATTCTTTGTTTCTTAGCTTACGGCATCCTGGCTGCCACGGAAGAGGAACCTCAAAATGATAAC CTTTATCTTGGTGTGGTACTATCAGCTGTCGTCATCATAACTGGTTGTTTCTCCTACTATCAAGAAGCTAAAAGTTCCAAGATCATGGAATCCTTCAAAAACATGGTCCCCCAG CAAGCCCTGGTGATTCGAAATGGTGAAAAAATGAGCATTAACGCGGAGGAAGTTGTAGTTGGGGATCTGGTGGAAGTGAAAGGAGGGGACCGAATTCCTGCTGACCTCAGAATCATCTCTGCCAACGGCTGCAAG gtggacaactCCTCACTCACTGGTGAATCAGAGCCCCAGACTAGGTCTCCAGACTTCACAAATGAAAACCCCCTGGAAACGAGGAACATTGCCTTCTTTTCAACCAACTGTGTGGAAG GCACCGCGCGTGGCATTGTCGTGTACACCGGGGATCGCACGGTGATGGGAAGAATCGCCACACTTGCTTCCGGGCTGGAAGGAGGACAGACTCCCATTGCCGCGGAAATCGAGCATTTTATCCACATCATCACGGGTGTGGCCGTGTTCCTAGGGGTGTCCTTCTTCATCCTTTCTCTAATCCTTGAGTACACCTGGCTCGAGGCCGTCATCTTTCTCATCGGCATCATCGTAGCCAACGTGCCCGAAGGTCTGCTGGCCACTGTCACG GTATGTCTGACCCTTACTGCCAAACGCATGGCAAGGAAAAACTGCTTAGTGAAGAACTTAGAAGCCGTGGAGACCTTGGGGTCCACATCTACCATCTGCTCGGATAAAACTGGAACTCTGACTCAGAACCGGATGACAGTGGCCCACATGTGGTTCGACAATCAAATCCATGAAGCCGACACGACAGAGAATCAGAGTG GTGTCTCATTTGACAAGAGTTCAGCCACCTGGCTCGCTTTGTCCAGAATTGCGGGTCTCTGTAACAGGGCGGTGTTTCAGGCAAACCAGGAAAATCTACCTATCCTTAAG CGGGCAGTGGCAGGCGACGCCTCGGAGTCCGCGCTCTTGAAATGCATCGAGCTGTGCTGTGGCTCTGTGAAGGAGATGAGAGAGCGATACGCCAAGATCGTGGAGATCCCCTTCAACTCCACCAACAAGTACCAG CTGTCCATCCACAAGAACCCCAACACGTCTGAGCCCCGACACCTGTTGGTGATGAAGGGTGCCCCGGAAAGGATCTTGGACCGCTGCAGCTCCATCCTCCTGCACGGCAAAGAGCAGCCCCTGGATGAGGAGCTGAAGGATGCCTTCCAGAACGCCTACCTGGAGCTCGGCGGCCTCGGAGAGCGTGTGCTAG GTTTCTGCCACCTGTTTCTGCCCGATGAACAATTTCCTGAAGGGTTCCAGTTTGACACAGATGATGTGAACTTCCCTGTTGAGAACCTCTGCTTTGTGGGCCTCATCTCCATGATTGACCCTCCGCGGGCTGCTGTCCCTGACGCTGTGGGCAAATGTCGCAGTGCTGGCATTAAG GTCATCATGGTCACTGGAGACCATCCAATCACAGCCAAAGCCATCGCCAAAGGTGTGGGCATCATCTCAGAAGGCAATGAGACCGTGGAAGACATTGCCGCCCGCCTCAACATCCCAGTGAGCCAGGTGAACCCCAG AGATGCCAAGGCCTGCGTGGTGCATGGAAGCGACCTGAAGGACATGACCTCTGAGCAGCTGGATGACATTCTGAAGTACCACACAGAGATCGTGTTTGCCAGGACTTCTCCTCAGCAGAAGCTTATCATCGTGGAAGGCTGCCAGAGACAG GGGGCTATCGTGGCTGTAACTGGCGATGGCGTGAACGACTCTCCAGCCCTGAAGAAGGCAGACATTGGGGTTGCTATGGGGATCGCTGGCTCCGATGTGTCCAAGCAAGCTGCCGACATGATTCTTCTGGATGACAACTTTGCATCAATTGTAACTGGAGTagaagaag GTCGTCTGATCTTTGATAACTTGAAGAAATCTATTGCCTACACCCTGACCAGTAACATTCCGGAGATCACCCCCTTCCTGATATTTATTATTGCAAACATTCCACTACCACTGGGGACCGTCACCATCCTCTGCATTGACTTGGGCACGGACATG GTTCCTGCCATCTCCCTGGCTTACGAGCAAGCTGAGAGCGACATCATGAAGAGACAGCCCAGAAACCCCAAAACGGACAAGCTTGTGAATGAGCGGCTGATCAGCATGGCCTACGGGCAGATTG GTATGATCCAGGCCCTGGGCGGCTTCTTCACATACTTTGTGATTTTGGCTGAGAACGGCTTCCTCCCGACCCACCTGCTGGGCATCCGCGTGGACTGGGATGACCGCTGGATCAACGACGTGGAGGACAGCTACGGGCAGCAGTGG ACTTACGAACAGAGGAAGATCGTGGAGTTCACTTGCCACACAGCCTTCTTTGTCAGTATCGTCGTGGTGCAGTGGGCTGATTTGGTCATCTGCAAGACCAGGAGGAACTCTGTCTTCCAACAGGGGATGAA gAACAAGATCTTAATATTTGGCCTCTTTGAAGAGACGGCCCTTGCTGCTTTCCTCTCCTACTGCCCTGGAATGGGTGTTGCCCTGAGGATGTACCCCCTCAA aCCTACCTGGTGGTTCTGTGCCTTCCCCTACTCTCTTCTCATCTTCGTGTACGATGAAGTCCGAAAACTCATCATCAGGCGACGCCCTGGAG GCTGGGTAGAGAAGGAGACCTACTACTAG